The Streptococcus viridans genome contains the following window.
CATTCGACCAAAGCCATACCAGATTAGATAGAAAGCTGTAATTTCACCCTTTCTCATAAGTTTCGGACGACGACGTAAGTAAAGAATCAGAACAAAACCAAGCAAGTTCCAACAAGATTCATATAAGAATGTCGGTTGACGGTAATGTCCATCAATAAACATCTGATTCCGAATGAAAGAAGGTAAATAATCTAAATTCTTAACAATGGCTCCGTAGGCTTCTTGGTTAACAAAATTGCCCCAACGACCAATACTTTGAGCAATCATGACACTCGGTGCAGCTATATCTAAAAAATCAACCGGGTCAATCAAACGACTGCGTGAAAATAGGTAGAGGACTAGAGCCCCTGCAAGGAGTCCACCATAGATAGCAATCCCACCGTTCCATACGGCAAAAATCTCTCCTGGATTTTCCCTGTAATATGACCATCGAAAAATAACATAGTAGAGACGGGCACCTATAATCGCTACTGGAAAAGCAATTAGAATGAAATCAATGATATCGTCTGACTCTATCCCTTTACGAGGGGCTTCTTTCATAGACAGGATGACTGCCAAAAGGAGACCGAGGATAATACAAATCGCATACCAACGGATACTAAAGGGGCCGAGTTGAATGGCTACTGGATTCATACTTTCACCTCATTCTGATCAATCAACCGGGTCAATCGATCTTCAAAGGTTTTAGTAGCATCATATCCCATTTCTTTGGCGCGGTAATTCATAGCTGCTGCTTCAATGACAACGGAAATATTGCGACCTGTCTTAACAGGGATGCGAATTCTTGGAATGGTTACTCCACAGAACTCAATCTCTTCCGCATTATTACCTAGACGATCATAGGTTTGTTCCTTGGTGTAGTTTTCCAAGTAGACAGCGATTTGAACCTGTGAAGAATCTTTCACTGCACTGGCACCATAGAGACTCATGACATCAATGATCCCTACTCCCCGAATCTCCAACATATGGCGTAGAATTTCAGCAGGCTCACCCCACAAGGTCATCTCATCACGAGCAAAGACATCTACTCGGTCATCCGCCACCAATCGATGGCCTCGTTTGACGAGTTCTAACCCAGTCTCACTCTTCCCGATTCCGCTATCTCCTTGGATCAAAACTCCCATTCCATAGATATCCATCAAGACACCATGGACACTGGTTCGTTCAGCAAGGAGAGAATCTAGGTAGCTTGATAGTTCACCCGACAAGCGACTAGTTGGAACGCGACTGCTTAGAATGGCGATTTGCTTTTCCTCTGCAGCTAGGAGCATTTCTTCAGGAACCTCTAGATCCCGCGCGATAATGAGTACGGGCGTTTCCGGCTGAAACATCTTTCTCAATACTTGGTGTCGATTGTGGGAGGTCATCTTGATGAGGTAAGACCACTCTTTCATCCCAACCAATTGAATCCGCTCTGGAGTATAGTAATCAAAATATCCTGTCATTTCAAGTCCAGGACGTGAAATATCTGCCGTTGTAATCTCCTTATCAAAGAGACTTTCATTGCCATAAATAACCTTCAAACGAAGCTTTTTAATTAAATCTCGGACTGTTATTGCCATAGGCTTCTCCCTTTTTCTTTTCTCTTTCTATTATAGCAAATTATTCCCTGGTAAGACTTGCTCAAGCATCATTTTTTAGTATCGAAACTGAGGCTATTATTCTCACACGCATTCCAGTACCCTTTGATTTCCCTATTTATCCTTTTTTCCCATTTTTCAATCGTCTCTTCTTTTGAAAAAAAGATGAGAGTGGGACAGAAATCGGTAATCCGTTAGAATTCGAATTCGATTTCGACGTCCCACCTCCGCACAGTTGAGTAGGGCTGTAAAACTTGATGAAATCAGCATAGTAGAGCTCACTCAACCACTGCGTCTTGCTCGATAATCAAAAGAAAATTGAGAGGCTAGGACTTTTGTCCCAGCCTCACTTTCTTATTCGATTCATGAAAATTCTTTAAAAGAATGGATCGTCATCTTTGATCACTTGAGCATCCTTACGTTTGCGAGGTCCGAGGCCGTACTTTTCTCTTTCAAGATCTTCTTTATAAGGCAAGGAGAAGGCACACAGGCAATAAATAGCTAAGCCTACAAGCCCATAAAAATGAAAGATACTAAAAAGCACAAAGAGAAAACGCAATAGGTTTGCATCGAGCCCAAATCGATCCGCTAGTCCAGCAAATACTCCAAAAACGATTCTGCCTCGACGTACTTTATAAAATGTTGGATTCAAGGGCCTACCTCCTATTATTTTAGAACAGTATATCCCGAAATCAAGTCACTGTCATCAGACTCAAGGCCGATTTCCTAGTTTAGTTGTACCTTGATACCTGAGTAGTCCTCCGCACCGGCCACAGCGGTACTTTTGAAGATTAATCTGCCGCTTTCTTCTGAATTCTTGCCCACAGCTCGTACAAACATAAATCTTATAGTTTTCCTTATCAACTGAAGGGGCATAACGCAAGCCACCTACCTCTTTGAGCAAATCCTTGAAATCTTGATCCTGATGACGATACCCCTTTTTCATATAGTAGAGATGATAGTGACACAACTCATGGCGGACAATCTTTCGAAAAATCTCCCAGCCAAATCCTTCTAGTATTCTGGGATTGAAATCCAGATGACCATCTTTAGGAAAGAAGCGACCACCGGTCGAACGCAGGCGATTATTCCAGATGGCTTGATGAAGAAAGGGGCGGCCAAAATCTTCCAACGATACTTCTTGAACGTATTTAGTTAGATTCATGTGGTGGTAAGAGGGAAAGATTTACTTTTTCCCGTTCTAAATCAATCTTGTAAACCCAAACGGTCACTAGGTCGCCAACTGAAACAACTTGACTTGGATGCTTGATAAATTGCTGGCTCATTTGTGAAATGTGGATCAAACCATCTTCATGAATCCCAATATCGACAAAGGCCCCAAAGTCAACAACATTGCGGACAACCCCTTCTAGTTTTTGACCAATCTTCAAGTCCTTCAAATCAAGAACATCCTGGCGAAGGACGGGAGCATCAAAAGAATCACGTAAATCACGACCAGGTTTGAGAAGATCTGCGACAATATCTTTTAAGGTCTCAGGGCCGATTTCAAGCTCCTGGGCCATAGAAACTGTGTCAATTTGTTTTAATTTGGCTTGGGCTTCTTCATCCATCTCTCTAATCCCTAGTAAGGTAAAGAGCTTCTTCACTGCAGGGTAGCTTTCTGGATGGACCCCTGTCCGATCAAGGAAATTCTCACTTTCTGGAATTCGTAAAAAACCAGCTGCTTGTTCAAAGGCCTTGGCTCCCAGACGAGGTACTTTTTTAATTTGCGCCCGAGAGGTGATTAACCCTTCTTCTTCCCGGTATTTCACGATGTTCTCAGAAATGGTTTTATTGAGACCAGCCACGTGAGACAAGAGGGCTGGACTAGCAGTGTTTATATTAACACCGACTTGGTTCACCACAGTATCGACAACAAAATCAAGGCTTTCAGATAATTTCTTCTGGCTGACATCGTGCTGGTACTGGCCGACTCCGATTGATTTTGGATCAATCTTTACCAACTCAGCCAATGGATCCTGCAAACGACGGGCAATGGAGATGGCTGAACGCTTTTCAACCGTCAGTTCCGGAAACTCATGGCGAGCCAAT
Protein-coding sequences here:
- a CDS encoding SprT family protein, yielding MNLTKYVQEVSLEDFGRPFLHQAIWNNRLRSTGGRFFPKDGHLDFNPRILEGFGWEIFRKIVRHELCHYHLYYMKKGYRHQDQDFKDLLKEVGGLRYAPSVDKENYKIYVCTSCGQEFRRKRQINLQKYRCGRCGGLLRYQGTTKLGNRP
- the lgt gene encoding prolipoprotein diacylglyceryl transferase translates to MNPVAIQLGPFSIRWYAICIILGLLLAVILSMKEAPRKGIESDDIIDFILIAFPVAIIGARLYYVIFRWSYYRENPGEIFAVWNGGIAIYGGLLAGALVLYLFSRSRLIDPVDFLDIAAPSVMIAQSIGRWGNFVNQEAYGAIVKNLDYLPSFIRNQMFIDGHYRQPTFLYESCWNLLGFVLILYLRRRPKLMRKGEITAFYLIWYGFGRMIIEGMRTDSLMFLGIRVSQWLSLLLILLGISIMIYQRKRNAPFYRTEID
- a CDS encoding PspC domain-containing protein, giving the protein MNPTFYKVRRGRIVFGVFAGLADRFGLDANLLRFLFVLFSIFHFYGLVGLAIYCLCAFSLPYKEDLEREKYGLGPRKRKDAQVIKDDDPFF
- the hprK gene encoding HPr(Ser) kinase/phosphatase, with product MAITVRDLIKKLRLKVIYGNESLFDKEITTADISRPGLEMTGYFDYYTPERIQLVGMKEWSYLIKMTSHNRHQVLRKMFQPETPVLIIARDLEVPEEMLLAAEEKQIAILSSRVPTSRLSGELSSYLDSLLAERTSVHGVLMDIYGMGVLIQGDSGIGKSETGLELVKRGHRLVADDRVDVFARDEMTLWGEPAEILRHMLEIRGVGIIDVMSLYGASAVKDSSQVQIAVYLENYTKEQTYDRLGNNAEEIEFCGVTIPRIRIPVKTGRNISVVIEAAAMNYRAKEMGYDATKTFEDRLTRLIDQNEVKV